One genomic window of Struthio camelus isolate bStrCam1 chromosome 1, bStrCam1.hap1, whole genome shotgun sequence includes the following:
- the LOC104150758 gene encoding olfactory receptor 2A12-like, giving the protein MSGPSLKFIFTFNMVMQFIGHLFLPFQRKQQKVKMENQTSATEFLLLGLSSSSKVQLLLFGLFTVIYTLALVGNTIILVLTWLDSQLRTPMYFFLRHLSLVDICYISSTVPQMLANLLNPKRIISFAGCGVQTYLFLALGITECVLLAVMAYDRYIAICHPLSYTLIMDHIFCIGLAATAWMCGFLLATIHTVQTLQMPFCGPNAINHFYCDILALLKLVCADTHMNEITVFVIGILILLCPFCLILISYIQILVAISRIHSAVGRLKAFATCASHLTTVLLFYGSAMFMYMRPGSSHSPDQDKMISLFYSVITPLFNPIIYSLRNKEVKGAIVKVMQRTTVFLGR; this is encoded by the coding sequence ATGTCAGGCCCCTCTCTTAAATTCATCTTCACATTTAACATGGTAATGCAGTTCATAGGACATTTATTTCTACCATTTCagagaaagcaacaaaaagtAAAGATGGAGAACCAAACTTCTGCGACTGAATTCCTTCTCCTGGGTCTCTCCAGCAGCTCAAAAGTGCAGCTTCTATTGTTTGGGCTGTTTACAGTCATCTACACTCTCGCTCTGGTGGGAAATACGATCATACTGGTACTGACTTGGCTGGATTCCCAGCTCCGCACACCTATGTACTTCTTCTTGAGACATCTCTCACTTGTAGACATCTGCTACATTTCCAGCACTGTCCCCCAAATGCTGGCCAACCTCTTGAATCCCAAGagaattatttcttttgctgGGTGTGGTGTTCAAACATACCTCTTTCTGGCCTTAGGCATCACTGAATGTGTTTTATTAGCAGTCATGGCATATGATCGGTACATAGCAATATGTCATCCACTGTCCTACACTCTGATTATGGACCATATATTTTGCATAGGGCTGGCAGCAACAGCTTGGATGTGTGGTTTTCTTCTTGCTACAATTCATACTGTTCAGACTTTGCAGATGCCATTCTGTGGCCCGAATGCGATTAACCACTTCTACTGTGATATCCTGGCGCTACTTAAACTTGTTTGTGCTGACACACACATGAATGAAATCACTGTGTTTGTTATTGGCATTCTTAttcttctttgccctttttgCTTGATCTTGATCTCCTACATCCAAATCCTTGTGGCCATCTCAAGGATTCACTCTGCTGTGGGACGGCTCAAAGCATTTGCAACCTGTGCCTCACACCTTACAACGGTCTTACTATTCTATGGCAGTGCCATGTTCATGTACATGAGGCCTGGGTCTAGCCATTCACCAGATCAGGACAAAATGATTTCTCTCTTCTACAGTGTCATCACTCCTTTGTTCAATCCCATCATATACAGTCTGAGGAATAAGGAGGTGAAAGGAGCTATAGTGAAAGTGATGCAAAGGACCACAGTGTTCTTAGGGAGGTAG
- the GSTK1 gene encoding glutathione S-transferase kappa 1 isoform X2, translated as MMQGAAMKFQLPEASFLREEKNRLLGDRTHYYRDRACSTHATRNTQSAAWQLLKPAPCLQSICPGFMVTAFLRSIGSFLYQRDTLLPNLGGEERARREGEGDIGQEGRARGRAGGEEKSGIRPAGGGAAAAMATARGGARAGRTLVELFYDVVSPYAWLGFEVLCRYQHIWNIDLRFRPAYLGGIMQATGNKPPGMLPKRAEYMLKDLKRLGKYYQVPVQLSADDFQRILNTSSLGAMRFITAIDMTQPQFLEPISREFWIRFWSQHEDISQPASILAVARQAGLSSEQAQKLLEMISSPAVKDRLKETTEDAIKYGEKNGWDQFLHFQAPSCEHPGEKCKEKKIYVCVCVCVCIST; from the exons ATGATGCAAGGGGCAGCGATGAAATTCCAGCTTCCTGAAGCAAGTTTCCtaagggaagaaaagaacaggCTTCTGGGGGACAGGACACACTACTACCGGGACAGAGCCTGCTCAACACACGCCACCAGGAACACACAAAGCgctgcctggcagctgctgaAGCCTGCACCGTGCCTGCAGAGCATTTGCCCTGGCTTCATGGTCACCGCTTTTCTCCGAAGCATCGGAAGTTTTCTTTACCAGAGAGACACGCTCTTACCAAAtctgggaggggaggagagggcgcggcgggaaggggagggagacaTAGGGCAAGAGGGGCGGGCCaggggccgggctggcggcgaGGAGAAAAGCGGCATCCGGCCTGCTGGGGGCGGCGCGGCAGCGGCGATGGCGACAGCGCGGGGGGGCGCCCGCGCGGGGCGGACGCTCGTGGAGCTCTTCTACGATGTGGTGTCCCCGTACGCCTGGCTCGGCTTCGAG GTACTCTGCCGGTACCAGCATATCTGGAACATTGATCTGCGTTTTCGTCCAGCTTATCTTGGTGGCATAATGCAGGCAACTG GTAACAAGCCCCCAGGAATGTTGCCAAAGCGTGCTGAATACATGCTGAAGGATTTAAAAAGGTTGGGAAAATATTACCAAGTCCCTGTACAACTTTCAGCAGATGACTTCCAACGTATCCTCAATACAA GCAGTCTTGGTGCCATGCGCTTTATCACAGCAATTGATATGACACAACCACAGTTCTTGGAACCCATATCTAGAGAGTTCTGGATACGTTTTTGGTCACAG CATGAAGATATCAGTCAGCCGGCAAGTATATTGGCT GTTGCAAGACAGGCTGGGCTATCATCAGAGCAGGCCCAGAAGCTTCTTGAAATGATTTCATCCCCTGCAGTGAAGGACCGTCTGAAAGAGACAACAGAGGATGCAATAAAATATGGG GAGAAAAATGGCTGGGACCAGTTCCTTCACTTCCAAGCCCCAAGCTGTGAGCATCCAGGGgaaaaatgtaaagagaaaaaaatatatgtgtgtgtgtgtgtgtgtgtgtgcatatctaCATAA
- the GSTK1 gene encoding glutathione S-transferase kappa 1 isoform X1, which produces MMQGAAMKFQLPEASFLREEKNRLLGDRTHYYRDRACSTHATRNTQSAAWQLLKPAPCLQSICPGFMVTAFLRSIGSFLYQRDTLLPNLGGEERARREGEGDIGQEGRARGRAGGEEKSGIRPAGGGAAAAMATARGGARAGRTLVELFYDVVSPYAWLGFEVLCRYQHIWNIDLRFRPAYLGGIMQATGNKPPGMLPKRAEYMLKDLKRLGKYYQVPVQLSADDFQRILNTSSLGAMRFITAIDMTQPQFLEPISREFWIRFWSQHEDISQPASILAVARQAGLSSEQAQKLLEMISSPAVKDRLKETTEDAIKYGAFGMPAVVAHFNGEQHLFFGSDRLELLGSVIGEKWLGPVPSLPSPKL; this is translated from the exons ATGATGCAAGGGGCAGCGATGAAATTCCAGCTTCCTGAAGCAAGTTTCCtaagggaagaaaagaacaggCTTCTGGGGGACAGGACACACTACTACCGGGACAGAGCCTGCTCAACACACGCCACCAGGAACACACAAAGCgctgcctggcagctgctgaAGCCTGCACCGTGCCTGCAGAGCATTTGCCCTGGCTTCATGGTCACCGCTTTTCTCCGAAGCATCGGAAGTTTTCTTTACCAGAGAGACACGCTCTTACCAAAtctgggaggggaggagagggcgcggcgggaaggggagggagacaTAGGGCAAGAGGGGCGGGCCaggggccgggctggcggcgaGGAGAAAAGCGGCATCCGGCCTGCTGGGGGCGGCGCGGCAGCGGCGATGGCGACAGCGCGGGGGGGCGCCCGCGCGGGGCGGACGCTCGTGGAGCTCTTCTACGATGTGGTGTCCCCGTACGCCTGGCTCGGCTTCGAG GTACTCTGCCGGTACCAGCATATCTGGAACATTGATCTGCGTTTTCGTCCAGCTTATCTTGGTGGCATAATGCAGGCAACTG GTAACAAGCCCCCAGGAATGTTGCCAAAGCGTGCTGAATACATGCTGAAGGATTTAAAAAGGTTGGGAAAATATTACCAAGTCCCTGTACAACTTTCAGCAGATGACTTCCAACGTATCCTCAATACAA GCAGTCTTGGTGCCATGCGCTTTATCACAGCAATTGATATGACACAACCACAGTTCTTGGAACCCATATCTAGAGAGTTCTGGATACGTTTTTGGTCACAG CATGAAGATATCAGTCAGCCGGCAAGTATATTGGCT GTTGCAAGACAGGCTGGGCTATCATCAGAGCAGGCCCAGAAGCTTCTTGAAATGATTTCATCCCCTGCAGTGAAGGACCGTCTGAAAGAGACAACAGAGGATGCAATAAAATATGGG GCATTTGGAATGCCTGCTGTTGTGGCACATTTTAATGGGGAACAGCATCTCTTTTTTGGCTCTGATCGTTTAGAGCTGCTAGGAAGTGTTATAG GAGAAAAATGGCTGGGACCAGTTCCTTCACTTCCAAGCCCCAAGCTGTGA